In Natrinema amylolyticum, the following are encoded in one genomic region:
- a CDS encoding carboxypeptidase M32 has product MATDQAQSDASEADTYEQFEERVRRISNVGNAAGILRWDQEVVMPDEGTPARAQQLSTLSSISHELLTADETGELLSDLESTDLDEEGTAVVRELRRQYDRETSVPQDLVEEISATASNAHPKWKQAREDDDFDHFAPTLEKLVDLKREYANHIDPDADPYAVLFADYEPYIDLETAERVLERLRENLVPLIDAVQDSDADLTTDAFAGEFDDDDQEALARDVLDSLGYDWDRGRIDTAPHPFSSGTQFDARVTTRFEEDDLLGSITSTIHEFGHANYTQGLPDEGYGTPLGEARDLSVHESQSRLWENHVGRSRPFWEHFLPIARERFPELEDVTPEEAYESANQVYDDNLIRVEADELTYHLHIVIRFEIERDLIRGDLEVSEVPEVWNDKYEEYLGVRPETDAEGCLQDIHWSHGDFGYFSTYSLGSVLAAQLYAAAEDDRGEFDDQIREGEFDELNGWLRDNIHQHGKRYVTPDLIENATGEGLTADYFLEYVESKYGELYDLDGY; this is encoded by the coding sequence ATGGCGACCGATCAGGCCCAGAGCGACGCGAGCGAGGCCGACACCTACGAGCAGTTCGAAGAGCGAGTGCGACGCATCTCGAACGTCGGGAACGCCGCCGGCATCCTCCGGTGGGATCAGGAGGTCGTAATGCCCGACGAAGGAACTCCGGCCCGCGCACAGCAGCTCTCGACGCTGTCCTCGATCAGTCACGAACTCCTGACCGCCGACGAGACCGGGGAGTTGCTTTCCGATCTTGAGTCCACCGACCTCGATGAGGAAGGAACCGCCGTCGTCCGCGAGCTCCGACGCCAGTACGACCGCGAGACGAGCGTCCCCCAGGACCTCGTCGAAGAAATTTCCGCGACGGCGTCGAACGCCCATCCGAAGTGGAAGCAAGCCAGGGAGGACGACGACTTCGACCACTTCGCGCCGACCCTCGAGAAGCTGGTCGACCTCAAGCGCGAGTACGCGAACCACATCGATCCCGACGCCGACCCCTACGCCGTGCTCTTCGCGGACTACGAGCCTTACATCGACCTCGAGACGGCGGAACGGGTCCTCGAGCGACTGCGCGAGAACCTCGTCCCGCTGATCGACGCCGTCCAAGACAGCGACGCGGATCTCACCACGGACGCGTTCGCGGGCGAGTTCGACGACGACGATCAGGAAGCCCTCGCGCGCGATGTGCTCGACTCGCTCGGATACGACTGGGATCGCGGCCGCATCGATACCGCACCGCATCCGTTCTCCTCGGGGACGCAGTTCGACGCCCGCGTGACGACCCGGTTCGAGGAGGACGATCTGCTGGGATCGATCACGTCGACCATCCACGAGTTCGGCCACGCGAACTACACGCAGGGCCTCCCCGACGAGGGATACGGCACGCCGCTGGGCGAGGCCCGCGATCTCTCGGTCCACGAGTCCCAGTCCCGCCTCTGGGAGAACCACGTCGGCCGATCCCGCCCCTTCTGGGAGCACTTCCTGCCGATCGCCCGCGAGCGCTTCCCCGAACTCGAGGACGTGACGCCCGAGGAGGCCTACGAGTCGGCCAACCAGGTCTACGACGACAATCTCATCCGCGTCGAGGCGGACGAACTCACCTATCACCTCCACATCGTGATCCGCTTCGAGATCGAACGTGACCTGATCCGGGGGGATCTCGAGGTCTCGGAGGTCCCCGAGGTCTGGAACGACAAGTACGAGGAGTACCTCGGCGTGCGCCCCGAGACGGACGCGGAGGGCTGTCTGCAGGACATCCACTGGTCCCACGGCGACTTCGGCTACTTCTCGACGTACTCGCTGGGTTCGGTGCTCGCGGCACAGCTGTACGCCGCGGCGGAGGACGACCGCGGCGAGTTCGATGACCAGATCCGCGAGGGCGAGTTCGACGAACTCAACGGCTGGCTCCGCGATAACATCCATCAGCACGGTAAACGGTACGTCACGCCCGACCTGATCGAGAACGCGACCGGCGAGGGGCTGACCGCGGACTACTTCCTCGAGTACGTCGAGTCGAAGTACGGCGAACTCTACGACCTGGACGGCTACTGA
- a CDS encoding globin-coupled sensor protein: MQPQQTFGRGGLNGFLDVDELVDRIGLDEDEIAWRKEFIGFDEDDERRLAALEPLVQANAEAIADDFYENVLHYEQTRAIVDRSPKDVDALKRTQQAYLVSLAAGEYDREFFKNRARIGKLHELLDMPLKQYVGQYGVYYDLILSRLNERVQQQVVDAIEEWAEERDAEGDGGLERFVGALGLGGGIEDAEDGLEESFEETVRDAIDDGMMDVLSLLRIINLDMQVAVDTYVDSYAQQLEESIERRKRLAREVEEDVQGPIAELHDSSEAIANRAEAISEHTESQATGITRAAGELNEMSAAIEEVASVADEVSEESDRTETLAAQGVEAADDALDELAAIEDATDRVADAADALADRTEEIDEIVDRLDELAERTTVLAANAKIESSRDGADGSETMSVIASEVRSFAEQTKTDLSEIEEAVEAVRQDATATVETTEETVSRVETGTDRVRKTVDSLEEIHESARTTASGMEDVAAATDQQARGVEVTAETLDDLSESADTVASAAESVAAASQQQTASLSEVRESVARLTDDEPDSAPPVYERLG; encoded by the coding sequence ATGCAACCGCAGCAGACGTTCGGGCGCGGGGGACTCAACGGCTTTCTCGACGTCGACGAGCTCGTCGATCGTATCGGGCTCGACGAGGACGAAATCGCGTGGCGAAAGGAGTTCATCGGATTCGACGAGGACGACGAGCGGCGGCTAGCGGCCCTCGAGCCGTTGGTCCAGGCGAATGCCGAGGCGATCGCCGACGACTTCTACGAGAACGTGTTGCACTACGAGCAGACCCGAGCGATCGTCGACCGATCGCCGAAAGACGTCGACGCCCTCAAGCGAACGCAACAGGCGTATCTCGTCTCGCTGGCCGCCGGGGAGTACGACCGGGAGTTCTTCAAGAATCGGGCGCGGATCGGGAAGCTCCACGAACTGCTCGACATGCCGCTAAAACAGTACGTGGGGCAGTACGGCGTCTACTACGACCTGATTCTGTCCCGGTTGAACGAGCGGGTCCAGCAACAGGTCGTCGACGCCATCGAGGAGTGGGCCGAGGAGCGCGACGCCGAGGGAGACGGCGGCCTCGAGCGGTTCGTCGGCGCGCTGGGGCTCGGTGGCGGCATCGAGGACGCGGAAGACGGCCTCGAGGAGTCGTTCGAGGAAACCGTCAGAGACGCCATCGACGACGGCATGATGGACGTCCTCTCGCTGTTGCGGATCATCAACCTCGACATGCAGGTCGCGGTCGACACGTACGTCGACTCGTACGCACAGCAACTCGAGGAGTCGATCGAGCGCCGGAAGCGACTCGCCCGCGAGGTCGAGGAGGACGTACAGGGGCCGATCGCCGAACTCCACGACTCGAGCGAGGCGATCGCGAACCGCGCCGAGGCGATCAGCGAGCACACCGAGTCCCAGGCGACTGGCATCACGCGGGCGGCGGGGGAACTCAACGAGATGAGTGCGGCCATCGAGGAGGTTGCGAGCGTCGCCGACGAGGTCAGCGAGGAGAGCGATCGAACCGAGACGCTCGCTGCACAGGGCGTCGAAGCGGCCGACGATGCACTTGACGAACTCGCAGCGATCGAGGACGCGACCGATCGCGTCGCCGACGCCGCCGACGCGCTCGCGGACCGTACCGAGGAGATCGATGAGATCGTCGATCGACTCGACGAGCTGGCCGAACGGACGACGGTGCTGGCGGCGAACGCGAAGATCGAGTCCTCGCGAGACGGTGCAGACGGCAGCGAGACGATGAGCGTCATCGCGAGCGAAGTACGGTCGTTCGCCGAACAGACAAAGACCGACCTCTCCGAGATCGAGGAGGCCGTCGAAGCCGTTCGCCAGGACGCGACGGCGACCGTCGAGACGACTGAGGAGACGGTCAGTCGCGTCGAGACCGGAACGGACCGCGTTCGGAAAACGGTCGACTCGCTCGAGGAGATCCATGAGTCGGCGCGGACGACGGCGTCGGGCATGGAAGACGTCGCGGCCGCGACCGATCAGCAGGCTCGGGGCGTCGAGGTAACGGCGGAGACGCTCGATGACCTCTCGGAGTCGGCCGACACGGTTGCGAGCGCCGCAGAGTCGGTCGCGGCGGCGAGTCAACAGCAGACGGCCAGCCTCAGCGAGGTCCGCGAGTCGGTCGCGCGGTTGACCGACGACGAGCCCGACTCTGCGCCGCCGGTCTACGAGCGACTCGGCTGA
- a CDS encoding PINc/VapC family ATPase → MNVVPDTSVVIDGRVSATIEDGQFEGATICVPEAVVAELEAQANDGIDSGWDGLEELQRLADLADEGVIELRYVGERPNAIERGHASEGEIDALIRDLAEELDATFVTSDVVQAEVAEAKGLDVEHVAPEVREVGTLAVEEFFDDQTMSVHLKTDAVPKAKRGELGAMSYEAIADEPLDEATMDEYAREVVDAAKEAPDGFIELSEPGMNIVQFRDYRIAIGRPPFSDGIEITAVRPIAQTDIEDYEHADELKERLLERQRGVLISGAPGAGKSTFAQAVARYISDHDYSVKTMEKPRDLQVGPDITQYTELGGEMAKTADALLMVRPDYTIYDEVRKTNDFEVFADMRLAGVGMIGVVHATRPIDALQRLVGRVELGMIPQVVDTVVYIEAGEVETVYDVKTEVKVPAGLTEEDLARPVIQVTNFQTGEPEYEIYTFNRQVVTVPLKDEDGGPANESGVDRIAKQEIEREIRSIAQGYVDVELKSQDKAVVYVEEDDISSVIGKGGGRITDVENRLGIDIDVRTHDENPNYGAGSAGGGASANGGGGGSSGGSGGSGAQAGQMVKPEITSRHIVIPVDGSHGETVEVRAGGEYLFTATVSRGGEIQVSRGSAIAEELERAIDRKDSVTIVPS, encoded by the coding sequence ATGAACGTCGTGCCGGATACGAGCGTGGTCATCGACGGCCGCGTCTCGGCGACTATCGAAGACGGGCAGTTCGAGGGAGCGACGATCTGCGTCCCCGAGGCGGTCGTCGCGGAACTCGAGGCGCAGGCCAACGACGGGATCGACAGCGGCTGGGACGGCTTAGAGGAGCTCCAGCGGCTGGCCGACCTCGCCGACGAGGGAGTCATCGAGCTCCGATACGTCGGCGAGCGGCCCAACGCCATCGAGCGGGGCCACGCCTCGGAAGGCGAGATCGACGCCCTGATCCGCGACCTCGCGGAGGAACTCGACGCGACCTTCGTCACGAGCGACGTCGTCCAGGCCGAGGTCGCCGAGGCGAAGGGCCTCGACGTCGAACACGTCGCCCCCGAAGTACGGGAGGTCGGGACGCTGGCCGTCGAGGAGTTCTTCGACGACCAGACGATGAGCGTCCACCTCAAGACCGACGCCGTGCCGAAGGCCAAACGCGGCGAACTCGGTGCGATGTCCTACGAGGCCATCGCCGACGAGCCGCTCGACGAGGCGACGATGGACGAGTACGCTCGCGAGGTCGTCGACGCCGCGAAGGAAGCCCCCGACGGCTTCATCGAGCTCTCCGAACCGGGCATGAACATCGTCCAGTTCCGGGACTACCGGATCGCGATCGGTCGCCCGCCGTTCTCCGACGGCATCGAGATCACGGCCGTCCGCCCGATCGCCCAGACCGACATCGAGGACTACGAGCACGCCGACGAGCTGAAAGAGCGCCTGCTCGAGCGCCAGCGCGGCGTCCTGATCTCGGGAGCCCCGGGAGCCGGGAAGTCGACGTTCGCGCAGGCGGTTGCCCGCTATATTTCGGATCACGACTACTCGGTCAAGACCATGGAGAAGCCGCGGGACCTGCAGGTCGGTCCGGACATCACCCAGTACACGGAGTTGGGCGGCGAGATGGCCAAGACGGCCGACGCCCTGCTGATGGTCCGGCCGGACTACACCATCTACGACGAGGTCCGGAAGACCAACGACTTCGAGGTCTTCGCGGACATGCGCCTGGCCGGCGTGGGCATGATCGGCGTCGTCCACGCGACGCGACCGATCGACGCCCTCCAGCGGCTCGTCGGCCGCGTCGAACTCGGGATGATCCCGCAGGTCGTCGACACCGTCGTCTACATCGAGGCCGGCGAGGTCGAGACCGTCTACGACGTCAAGACCGAGGTCAAGGTCCCCGCGGGCCTCACCGAGGAGGACCTCGCTCGTCCCGTGATTCAGGTCACGAACTTCCAGACCGGCGAGCCCGAGTACGAGATCTACACCTTCAACCGGCAGGTCGTCACCGTCCCGCTGAAAGACGAGGACGGCGGTCCGGCCAACGAGTCCGGCGTCGACCGGATCGCCAAACAGGAGATCGAACGGGAGATCCGCTCGATCGCCCAGGGCTACGTCGACGTCGAACTCAAGAGCCAGGACAAGGCCGTCGTCTACGTCGAGGAAGACGACATCTCGAGCGTCATCGGCAAGGGCGGCGGGCGCATCACCGACGTCGAGAATCGGCTGGGGATCGACATCGACGTCCGCACGCACGACGAGAACCCCAACTACGGCGCGGGGAGCGCTGGCGGCGGCGCGAGCGCGAACGGCGGTGGGGGCGGCAGTAGCGGCGGGAGCGGTGGCAGCGGCGCGCAAGCGGGCCAGATGGTCAAACCGGAAATCACCTCGAGACACATCGTCATCCCGGTCGACGGCAGCCACGGCGAGACCGTCGAGGTGCGGGCCGGCGGCGAGTACCTCTTCACCGCGACGGTGAGCCGCGGCGGCGAGATTCAGGTCTCGCGTGGCAGCGCGATCGCAGAGGAACTCGAGCGAGCGATCGACCGGAAGGATTCGGTGACGATCGTCCCGTCGTAA
- a CDS encoding M20 family metallopeptidase has product MTLVELTRELVAIPSHEDETAAGDFIETWLRRETDADVTRDAAGNVIARKGTGEETLALVGHHDVVAPAESQVSSGGGDDGGDGDGTSEYVVDERDGRLYGRGTADMKGAVAAALLAFRDADPAGELVVASFVGEEVGGTGARHAIEKGFAPDYAVVGEGSTNYSGPDVTDVAVAHKGRRGSTITARGTAAHASEADAGENAIYRATAAVDRVRDVEPPSVDVAGETLEGRLTVTEIEGGSAMNVVPARCAFTVDERTVPGERAALERVKELEGVEWTVDQDLPPMRCDDEAFAETVLEAAAGSQASEPELVTKPHATDAGWLSQAGAECVICGPSEPGEAHTDDESVSIDVLERCRETYRRVAERWPSAR; this is encoded by the coding sequence ATGACTCTCGTCGAGCTGACGCGCGAACTCGTCGCGATCCCGAGCCACGAGGACGAGACCGCCGCCGGCGACTTCATCGAGACGTGGCTCCGTCGCGAGACCGACGCTGACGTGACTCGAGACGCCGCCGGCAACGTGATCGCTCGGAAGGGGACCGGCGAGGAGACGCTCGCGCTGGTCGGACACCACGACGTCGTGGCGCCGGCCGAGTCACAGGTCTCGAGCGGCGGCGGAGACGATGGCGGAGACGGCGACGGGACGAGCGAGTACGTCGTCGACGAGCGCGACGGTCGCCTCTACGGCCGCGGCACGGCGGATATGAAGGGGGCGGTCGCGGCCGCGCTGCTCGCCTTCCGGGATGCCGATCCCGCCGGCGAACTCGTCGTCGCGAGTTTCGTCGGCGAAGAAGTGGGCGGTACCGGCGCACGGCACGCCATCGAGAAGGGGTTCGCACCCGACTACGCCGTCGTCGGCGAGGGATCGACGAACTACTCCGGGCCGGACGTTACCGACGTCGCCGTCGCTCACAAGGGTCGCCGCGGGAGCACGATCACCGCCCGCGGGACCGCGGCCCACGCCAGCGAGGCCGACGCCGGCGAGAACGCCATCTACCGCGCTACCGCGGCGGTCGACCGCGTTCGCGACGTAGAGCCCCCGTCGGTCGACGTAGCGGGCGAGACGCTCGAGGGGCGGCTCACGGTCACGGAGATCGAGGGCGGCTCGGCGATGAACGTCGTCCCCGCCCGCTGTGCGTTCACGGTCGACGAGCGGACGGTGCCGGGCGAACGCGCGGCCCTCGAGCGGGTCAAAGAACTCGAGGGGGTCGAGTGGACGGTCGACCAGGATCTACCGCCGATGCGCTGTGACGACGAGGCGTTCGCCGAGACGGTCCTCGAGGCCGCTGCCGGTTCCCAAGCGAGCGAACCCGAACTGGTGACGAAACCCCACGCGACGGACGCGGGCTGGCTCTCGCAGGCGGGCGCGGAGTGCGTGATCTGCGGGCCCTCCGAACCCGGCGAGGCCCACACCGACGACGAGAGCGTCTCGATCGATGTCCTCGAGCGTTGTCGCGAGACCTATCGGCGGGTCGCGGAGCGGTGGCCGTCGGCGCGGTGA